One Thalassotalea hakodatensis DNA segment encodes these proteins:
- a CDS encoding GlxA family transcriptional regulator: MNIGLIAVNNCMVSGIYGVLDIFYTANFCIEKKYGKNSKHHFNCNIYTIDDRPVKGFNGIEIKPTASIKTNDALDILIISASAEIVVECCQESTEIEHQGAIINWLTYYHQLGTVVASYCTGAFLLATSGLLTGKLATTHWRNADMFRRLYPNIKLTSDELIVDNGDTICSGGSISYIDLSLYLINKYIGKDISAECAKLLVFDPIREKQSPYVSFEKQKDHHDQAILKAQEYIESHYQQDISIEALAERVGLGSRTFKRRFKQATSENPLTYLQRIRVEQAKLKLENSTESINKIIWSVGYEDISSFRQLFKRFTGLTPKDYRQKFAV, translated from the coding sequence ATGAATATTGGTTTAATTGCAGTAAACAATTGTATGGTTTCGGGCATTTATGGTGTGCTTGATATTTTTTATACAGCCAACTTCTGTATTGAAAAAAAATACGGTAAAAATAGTAAACATCACTTTAATTGCAATATATATACGATTGATGATCGCCCAGTAAAAGGTTTTAATGGAATCGAAATAAAACCAACAGCATCAATTAAAACAAACGATGCGTTAGATATTTTGATTATTTCAGCCAGTGCAGAAATTGTTGTTGAGTGCTGTCAAGAATCAACAGAAATAGAACATCAGGGTGCAATAATCAATTGGTTAACCTACTACCATCAGTTAGGTACCGTTGTAGCAAGTTACTGTACAGGAGCCTTTTTGTTAGCTACTAGCGGGCTATTAACTGGAAAACTAGCGACAACACATTGGCGAAATGCAGACATGTTTAGACGCTTATATCCCAATATTAAGTTAACCTCAGATGAGTTAATTGTAGATAATGGCGATACTATTTGTTCAGGTGGCTCAATATCTTATATTGATTTGTCTTTATATTTAATCAATAAATATATCGGTAAAGATATCAGTGCTGAATGTGCGAAACTATTAGTGTTTGATCCAATACGGGAGAAGCAGTCGCCTTATGTGAGTTTCGAAAAGCAAAAGGATCATCACGATCAGGCTATTTTGAAAGCACAAGAATACATCGAAAGTCATTATCAACAAGACATATCAATAGAGGCGTTAGCTGAAAGGGTAGGTTTGGGATCTCGTACCTTCAAACGACGTTTTAAACAAGCAACGTCAGAAAATCCTTTAACGTATTTGCAGCGAATACGGGTTGAGCAAGCAAAATTGAAATTAGAAAACTCCACTGAATCAATCAACAAAATTATTTGGTCAGTTGGATATGAAGACATTAGTAGTTTTCGACAATTATTTAAAAGATTTACTGGCTTAACACCGAAGGATTATCGTCAAAAATTTGCGGTATAA
- a CDS encoding citrate synthase, with translation MAESKATLSIDGKQIAELPVLEGTAGNPVIDIRTLGGAGYFTYDPGFLATASCESAITFIDGSKGVLQHRGYAIDDLAKEADYLEVCYTLLNGELPTEAQYNEFKGIITNHTMVHEKLAHFFQGFLPDAHPMAMVCGVVGALSSFYHSDLDINDRVQRMRSAHRLIAKMPTIAAMAYKYSIGQPFVYPRNDLTYAENFLHMLFSVPAEEYKVSPTLARAMDRIFTLHADHEQNASTSTVRLAGSSGANPYACIAAGVASLWGPAHGGANEACLNMLEEIGDLSRVDEFVARAKDKNDSFRLMGFGHRVYKNFDPRATVMRDTCHEVLNELGVKDPLLDVAMALEKVALEDPYFIEKKLYPNVDFYSGIILKAIGIPTNMFTVIFAMSRTVGWIAHWDEMLGQPGQKIGRPRQNYVGDINREFKALSER, from the coding sequence ATGGCTGAATCAAAAGCCACTCTTAGTATTGATGGCAAACAAATTGCCGAATTACCAGTACTTGAAGGTACTGCAGGCAATCCTGTTATCGATATTCGCACTTTAGGCGGTGCAGGCTACTTCACTTACGACCCAGGTTTTTTAGCTACGGCTTCTTGTGAATCAGCAATTACCTTTATCGATGGCAGTAAAGGTGTATTACAACACCGTGGATACGCTATTGACGACCTAGCAAAAGAAGCAGATTATTTAGAAGTTTGCTACACATTGCTAAATGGTGAGCTACCTACAGAAGCGCAATATAACGAATTTAAAGGCATTATTACCAACCACACGATGGTGCACGAGAAGTTAGCACACTTCTTCCAAGGTTTTTTACCTGATGCGCATCCAATGGCGATGGTTTGTGGTGTAGTTGGCGCACTATCTTCATTCTACCACAGTGACTTAGATATTAATGATCGTGTACAGCGTATGCGCAGTGCACATCGCTTGATTGCCAAAATGCCAACAATTGCGGCAATGGCGTATAAATATAGTATTGGTCAACCTTTTGTTTATCCTAGAAATGACCTCACTTATGCTGAAAACTTCCTTCACATGTTGTTTTCAGTACCTGCTGAAGAATATAAAGTAAGTCCTACGCTTGCTCGCGCAATGGATCGCATTTTCACGCTTCATGCTGATCATGAACAAAATGCTTCTACTTCTACTGTACGTTTAGCAGGTTCTTCTGGCGCAAATCCTTACGCATGTATTGCTGCTGGTGTTGCCTCATTATGGGGTCCTGCACATGGCGGAGCTAATGAAGCGTGCTTAAACATGCTAGAAGAAATTGGCGACTTGAGCCGTGTTGACGAATTTGTTGCACGTGCTAAAGATAAAAATGACTCTTTCCGTTTAATGGGCTTTGGTCACCGTGTGTATAAGAATTTCGACCCACGCGCAACGGTAATGCGTGATACTTGCCACGAAGTACTAAACGAGTTAGGTGTTAAAGACCCGCTATTAGACGTAGCCATGGCACTGGAAAAAGTCGCATTAGAAGACCCATATTTCATTGAGAAGAAGTTATATCCAAATGTTGATTTCTACTCAGGCATTATTTTAAAAGCAATCGGTATTCCAACAAATATGTTTACGGTTATTTTCGCCATGTCGCGCACCGTTGGTTGGATTGCACATTGGGATGAAATGTTAGGTCAACCAGGTCAGAAAATTGGTCGTCCTCGTCAAAACTATGTTGGCGATATCAACCGTGAATTTAAAGCATTATCTGAAAGATAA